A part of Larkinella insperata genomic DNA contains:
- a CDS encoding efflux RND transporter periplasmic adaptor subunit, translating to MDRELAPEIVRRSRTKTYTIALVGLLGAAIAIFLFRNVLKTSVEADRIRTATAEVGPVENALNATGEVIPAYEQIITSPIRASIRRVLLTPGTQVRPGQAILDLDKSLTLIDYEKMQDQLALKRNSIEQLRMKLNKNLFDAEADDQIKSLNINRLKAELEDTRRLQKVGGRTQEDVTRAENNLHIAELEKKKLENDLTYNRQSMSASLKETTLQAQIEEKNLKELDHKLTQANIIADRPGVLTWVNENIGSAVNEGEMLVKLADLGSFRVEGSCSDVYADQVKTGLPVIVKVNESNLRGTITQVKPSVKNGVVQFVVQLDDNRHSSLRPNMKVEVFVVTNRTGKAVRVANGPAFKGKKRQVIYVQTKQGVAERREVETGLSNFDFVEIKKGIEPGEKVIITDLSEYEHLQEITINNSTQELRSNQP from the coding sequence ATGGACAGAGAACTCGCTCCCGAAATCGTTAGACGAAGCCGCACCAAAACCTACACCATCGCACTGGTAGGACTGTTAGGGGCAGCCATCGCGATCTTCCTCTTTCGGAATGTATTAAAAACCTCCGTCGAAGCCGACCGCATCCGGACGGCAACGGCGGAGGTTGGTCCCGTCGAAAACGCCCTCAACGCCACGGGGGAAGTCATTCCGGCCTACGAACAGATTATTACCAGTCCCATTCGCGCCAGCATCCGGCGGGTTTTGCTTACGCCCGGTACGCAGGTCCGCCCCGGCCAGGCCATTCTTGACCTCGACAAATCGCTGACCCTCATCGACTACGAAAAAATGCAGGATCAGTTGGCACTTAAACGCAACAGCATTGAACAGTTGCGAATGAAGCTAAACAAAAACCTGTTCGACGCCGAAGCCGACGATCAGATCAAGTCGCTCAACATCAACCGGCTGAAAGCCGAACTGGAAGATACCCGGCGATTGCAGAAAGTAGGCGGTCGGACGCAGGAAGACGTGACCCGCGCCGAAAACAACCTTCACATTGCCGAACTCGAAAAGAAAAAGCTCGAAAATGACCTCACCTACAACCGCCAGTCGATGAGCGCCAGCCTGAAGGAAACCACCTTACAGGCGCAGATTGAGGAAAAAAACCTGAAAGAACTGGATCACAAACTGACCCAGGCCAACATCATCGCCGACCGGCCCGGAGTGCTGACCTGGGTTAACGAAAACATTGGATCGGCGGTCAATGAAGGCGAAATGCTGGTCAAACTGGCCGATCTGGGCAGCTTCCGGGTTGAGGGCTCGTGTTCGGATGTGTACGCCGATCAGGTAAAAACGGGGTTGCCGGTAATCGTGAAAGTCAACGAAAGCAACCTGCGCGGCACCATTACGCAGGTAAAACCGTCGGTGAAAAACGGAGTGGTACAGTTCGTTGTGCAGCTCGACGACAACCGGCACTCATCGCTGCGGCCCAACATGAAAGTGGAGGTGTTTGTGGTGACAAACCGTACGGGCAAAGCCGTGCGGGTAGCCAACGGTCCGGCCTTCAAAGGCAAAAAGCGGCAGGTTATCTACGTACAGACCAAGCAGGGAGTGGCGGAGCGCCGGGAGGTGGAAACGGGCCTATCGAACTTCGATTTTGTCGAAATAAAGAAAGGCATCGAGCCGGGCGAAAAAGTGATCATTACCGACCTGAGCGAATACGAGCACTTGCAGGAAATTACCATCAACAACAGCACTCAGGAACTGAGATCCAATCAACCATGA
- a CDS encoding S9 family peptidase has translation MKKLSFLVIFFAVFSSAVAQMPAVIDRQLFFGDPEITGAQLSPDGTYMSFIKPYKGTRNIWVKKREEPFEAAKPMTADTTRPIRGYFWSRDGKYLLFSQDKGGDENFNVYAVNPAESLKAGQDVPTARDLTNLKGVRVYIYNVPKTDPNILYVGLNDREKAWHDLYKLNIATGEKELLRKNTDQITGWVFDWADKPRLATRTAEDGSNEILRVDETGLTKIYSSATTETSYPIAFTKDNKKIYLATDKGNRNLQQLLLLDPVTMKERFVEEDPLKRVDFGGLSLSDVTHEPIYTTYEDERMRRYWKDKSFEKDYKEVIDQKLPGIDVYFGSSTADERFWLLSATSDTDPGATFLFDRKTKELTFQYRPRPKLPISSLSLMKPIRYRSSDGLEIPAYLTLPKGMDPEKLPLVVVPHGGPWGRDYWGYNSYHQFLANRGYAVLSMNFRASTGYGKQFLNAGNKEWGQKMQDDITWGVKYLVEQGIADPKRVGIMGGSYGGYATLAGVAFTPDVYAAGVAIVAPSNLITLLNTIPPYWASVRKTFHERMGDPNTPEGKAQLMKQSPLNSADKIKTPLMVVQGANDPRVNKAESDQIVIALRERNYPVEYICAPDEGHGFQRPVNNMAMLAAAEKFLAKHLGGRYQESMPENVAKRLKEITVDVKTVQLAEKK, from the coding sequence ATGAAAAAGCTATCCTTCCTCGTCATCTTTTTTGCCGTTTTCTCGTCAGCCGTGGCGCAGATGCCCGCGGTCATTGACCGGCAACTCTTTTTTGGCGATCCGGAAATTACGGGAGCCCAGCTTTCGCCCGACGGGACGTATATGTCTTTTATCAAACCCTACAAAGGAACCCGTAACATCTGGGTGAAAAAGCGGGAAGAACCGTTTGAAGCCGCCAAACCGATGACGGCCGATACGACGCGCCCCATCCGCGGCTATTTTTGGTCGCGGGACGGCAAATACCTTCTTTTTTCGCAGGATAAGGGGGGCGATGAAAACTTCAACGTTTACGCCGTCAATCCCGCGGAATCGCTGAAAGCCGGTCAGGATGTGCCGACAGCCCGCGACCTGACCAATCTGAAGGGCGTCCGGGTGTACATTTACAACGTTCCGAAAACCGACCCCAACATTTTGTACGTGGGCCTGAACGACCGCGAAAAAGCCTGGCACGACCTCTATAAACTCAACATTGCCACCGGCGAGAAAGAACTTCTACGCAAAAACACCGACCAAATTACGGGCTGGGTTTTCGATTGGGCGGATAAGCCCCGGCTAGCCACCCGCACGGCCGAAGATGGAAGCAACGAGATTCTGCGGGTGGATGAAACTGGCCTGACCAAAATTTACAGCTCGGCCACAACGGAAACCAGCTATCCAATCGCCTTCACCAAAGACAACAAGAAGATTTACCTGGCCACCGACAAGGGAAACCGCAATCTGCAACAACTCCTCCTGCTGGACCCCGTGACCATGAAGGAACGCTTTGTGGAAGAAGATCCGCTCAAGCGGGTTGATTTCGGCGGACTTTCCCTTTCGGACGTCACGCACGAACCGATTTACACGACCTACGAGGATGAACGGATGCGCCGGTACTGGAAAGACAAGTCGTTTGAAAAAGATTACAAGGAAGTCATCGATCAGAAGCTGCCCGGCATAGATGTTTACTTTGGTTCTTCAACAGCCGACGAGCGGTTCTGGCTGCTATCCGCCACGAGCGACACCGACCCGGGAGCCACCTTTTTGTTTGACCGTAAAACCAAGGAGCTGACCTTCCAGTACCGGCCCCGGCCGAAGCTGCCCATCAGTTCCCTGTCGCTCATGAAACCCATTCGTTACCGGTCGTCCGATGGTCTGGAGATTCCGGCGTATCTGACCTTGCCCAAAGGAATGGACCCGGAGAAACTGCCGTTGGTTGTGGTACCCCACGGCGGTCCCTGGGGTCGGGATTACTGGGGTTATAACTCTTACCACCAGTTTCTGGCCAATCGCGGGTACGCCGTGTTGTCGATGAATTTCCGGGCTTCAACCGGCTACGGCAAACAATTCCTGAACGCGGGCAACAAGGAGTGGGGGCAGAAAATGCAGGATGACATCACGTGGGGGGTGAAATACCTGGTTGAGCAGGGGATTGCCGACCCGAAACGAGTCGGAATCATGGGCGGTTCGTACGGCGGTTACGCCACGCTGGCCGGCGTTGCTTTTACGCCCGATGTGTACGCAGCCGGTGTGGCAATCGTGGCGCCGTCCAACCTGATTACCTTGCTAAACACCATTCCCCCTTACTGGGCCTCCGTCCGGAAAACGTTCCACGAACGGATGGGCGACCCGAATACGCCCGAAGGCAAGGCCCAACTAATGAAACAATCCCCGCTGAATTCGGCGGATAAGATCAAAACGCCCCTGATGGTGGTACAGGGCGCCAATGATCCCCGCGTCAACAAAGCCGAATCCGATCAGATTGTCATTGCCCTGCGCGAGCGGAACTACCCGGTCGAATACATCTGCGCTCCCGACGAAGGCCACGGCTTCCAGCGACCCGTTAACAACATGGCCATGCTGGCAGCCGCCGAAAAATTCCTGGCCAAACACCTCGGCGGACGCTACCAGGAATCCATGCCGGAAAACGTCGCCAAGCGGCTGAAAGAGATTACCGTGGATGTTAAAACCGTGCAGTTGGCGGAGAAAAAGTAA
- a CDS encoding catalase: MSNETRKLTTASGRPYFENENTQSAGPRGPLLLQDYILHEKMAHFNRERIPERVVHAKGSGAFGTFTITHDITKYTKAKLFSKVGNQCQVLLRFSTVGGEKGSADTERDPRGFAVKFYTEDGNWDLVGNNTPIFFVKDPKKFSDFIHTQKRDPRTNCKSATMIWDFWSLNPESLHQVLFLMSDRGTPFGYRHLNGYGSHTFSLINAENERVYVKFHFKTQQGIKNFTNEEAGDMRGKDPDHAQRDLVEAIDRGDFPRWALKIQVMTEQQAREFRFNPFDLTKIWPHADYPLVDVGVLELNEVPNNYFAQVEQAAFAPAHIVDGIGYSPDKMLQGRLLSYPDAHRYRLGANYEQIPVNRCPFAVNNYQRDGAMRVDGNGGSSPNYWPNSFDNIVADSSYKEPGLTLESTLADWYDRNAPGEDDHYTQPGWFYTKALNDTDRVNLVHNIVASMKGIEGPKKDEIINRQLCHFFRANIQLGLAIAQGLGTDITAFMPGMPIQATKA; this comes from the coding sequence ATGAGCAACGAAACAAGAAAGTTGACCACTGCTTCCGGTCGCCCTTACTTCGAAAACGAAAATACCCAATCGGCTGGTCCGCGGGGTCCGCTGTTGTTGCAGGACTACATTCTGCACGAAAAAATGGCGCACTTTAACCGCGAGCGAATCCCGGAGCGGGTTGTTCACGCGAAAGGCTCCGGTGCTTTCGGAACGTTTACCATTACACACGATATTACAAAATATACCAAAGCGAAACTGTTCAGTAAAGTTGGTAACCAATGCCAGGTCCTGCTCCGGTTTTCGACCGTTGGCGGAGAAAAAGGTTCGGCGGATACCGAACGCGATCCGCGCGGGTTTGCCGTGAAGTTCTACACCGAAGACGGTAACTGGGATCTGGTTGGGAACAACACGCCTATTTTCTTTGTCAAAGACCCCAAAAAGTTCAGCGATTTCATTCACACGCAGAAGCGCGATCCGCGCACAAACTGCAAATCGGCCACGATGATCTGGGATTTCTGGTCGTTGAACCCCGAAAGTCTGCACCAGGTCCTGTTTCTGATGAGCGACCGTGGAACACCGTTTGGATACCGGCATTTGAACGGCTACGGCAGCCATACGTTCAGCCTGATCAACGCGGAAAACGAGCGGGTTTACGTTAAATTCCACTTCAAGACGCAGCAGGGCATCAAAAACTTCACCAACGAAGAGGCCGGTGACATGCGCGGCAAAGACCCCGACCACGCCCAGCGCGATCTGGTGGAAGCCATCGACCGGGGCGATTTCCCCCGTTGGGCACTGAAAATTCAGGTGATGACCGAACAACAGGCCCGCGAGTTCCGCTTCAACCCGTTCGACCTGACCAAAATCTGGCCCCATGCCGACTACCCGCTGGTTGACGTTGGCGTACTCGAACTGAACGAAGTGCCGAACAACTACTTTGCCCAGGTAGAACAGGCGGCATTTGCCCCGGCCCACATCGTCGACGGCATTGGCTACTCGCCCGACAAAATGCTGCAGGGACGGCTGCTCTCCTACCCCGACGCCCACCGCTACCGGCTGGGAGCCAACTACGAGCAGATTCCGGTCAACCGCTGCCCATTTGCGGTTAACAATTACCAACGCGACGGTGCCATGCGCGTAGACGGCAACGGCGGCAGTTCACCCAACTACTGGCCGAATTCGTTCGACAACATCGTGGCCGATTCTTCCTACAAAGAACCTGGCCTGACGCTGGAATCGACGCTGGCCGACTGGTACGACCGCAACGCGCCGGGTGAAGACGATCACTACACGCAGCCGGGCTGGTTCTACACGAAGGCGCTGAACGATACGGACCGGGTGAACCTGGTACACAACATCGTAGCCAGCATGAAAGGCATTGAAGGGCCGAAGAAAGACGAGATCATCAACCGGCAGTTGTGCCACTTCTTCCGGGCAAACATCCAGTTGGGGCTCGCCATCGCGCAGGGTCTAGGCACAGACATTACGGCCTTTATGCCGGGTATGCCGATTCAGGCTACAAAGGCTTAA
- a CDS encoding cysteine hydrolase, which produces MNPTKTALVLIEYQNDFTSEGGTLHNAVKGVMDSTNMLENTRDVVKKAREAGATIIHSPISFHDGYYEITAHPYGILKGVVDSQSFRKGTWGVEIIDDLKPESGDIVLEGKRGLDAFASTNLDFILRSKGIETIALGGFLTNCCVESTMRSGYEKGFEVITLTDCTATLSEEEQQFACAKNFPMFSKPMTHDQFVEELSGETVSDVAGRGYSA; this is translated from the coding sequence ATGAACCCAACCAAAACGGCCCTGGTCCTGATCGAGTACCAGAACGACTTCACCTCCGAGGGCGGCACGCTGCACAACGCCGTCAAGGGAGTAATGGACTCCACGAACATGCTGGAAAACACCAGGGATGTGGTAAAAAAAGCCCGCGAAGCCGGAGCCACCATTATTCATTCGCCGATCAGCTTTCACGACGGTTACTACGAAATTACGGCGCATCCGTACGGTATTCTGAAAGGCGTTGTCGACAGCCAGTCGTTTCGGAAAGGCACCTGGGGCGTCGAGATTATTGACGACCTGAAACCGGAGTCGGGCGACATTGTGCTTGAGGGGAAACGCGGTCTGGATGCCTTCGCCAGCACCAACCTCGACTTTATTCTCCGCAGTAAAGGCATCGAAACTATCGCCCTGGGCGGTTTTTTGACCAACTGCTGCGTGGAATCGACCATGCGCTCGGGCTACGAAAAAGGCTTCGAGGTCATTACACTGACCGATTGCACGGCTACGCTGAGCGAAGAGGAACAGCAGTTTGCCTGCGCCAAGAACTTTCCGATGTTTTCCAAACCCATGACCCACGATCAGTTTGTGGAAGAACTTTCGGGGGAAACGGTCTCGGACGTTGCCGGTCGCGGCTATTCCGCTTGA
- a CDS encoding serine hydrolase domain-containing protein → MKKRLRALVYSVFFALPFTLSAQPAQTFITAKSPAEAGFSAERLKRLDEYLQRFVDQGMAPNAVTFVARNGKIVHYKAFGYSNLEKKTPLKRDDIYRIASQSKAVVSVALMTLYEEEKFLLDDPISKYIPAFKNPKVLVSVDKEKGTYETRPAKRDVTIRHLLSHNAGIPYEHPLDQRPEFKVPFFNSLQPDKLEDVVNRIAARPLTKDPGEAFVYGLNTDIIGRLVEILAGKPLDVALRERVLDPIGMNDTYFYLPANKASRLVELYSKSSAEKPLTLHENNAYRQFTVEGAKTYFSGGAGLVSTVEDYAKFCQMMLNGGTFNNKRILGRKIVDMMLRNQIGDATTSSYKDKFGLGFQIVTEESSYGNEVSPGSFSWGGMYCSEYTIDPQENLVLLIFTNVQPYVHSAEFRRKFRIAVYQALE, encoded by the coding sequence ATGAAAAAACGATTACGCGCGCTCGTTTATTCCGTCTTCTTTGCCCTTCCGTTTACGCTTTCCGCCCAGCCCGCTCAAACCTTTATTACCGCCAAATCGCCCGCCGAAGCCGGGTTTTCGGCCGAGCGGCTAAAGCGGCTGGATGAGTATCTCCAACGTTTTGTCGACCAGGGAATGGCCCCCAACGCCGTGACGTTCGTAGCCCGCAACGGGAAAATCGTTCATTACAAAGCGTTTGGTTACAGCAACCTGGAAAAGAAAACTCCGCTCAAACGCGACGACATCTACCGCATTGCCTCCCAATCGAAAGCCGTGGTGTCGGTGGCGCTCATGACGCTGTACGAAGAAGAAAAGTTTTTGCTCGACGATCCGATTTCCAAGTACATTCCGGCGTTCAAAAACCCGAAAGTGCTCGTCAGCGTCGACAAAGAGAAAGGCACTTACGAAACCCGTCCGGCCAAACGCGATGTTACCATTCGGCACCTGCTGAGCCACAATGCCGGGATTCCCTACGAACACCCGCTCGACCAGCGCCCGGAATTTAAGGTACCGTTTTTCAATTCGCTGCAACCCGACAAACTGGAAGATGTCGTCAACCGGATTGCCGCCCGTCCGCTGACCAAAGACCCCGGCGAAGCATTTGTGTACGGCCTGAATACGGATATCATCGGCCGACTGGTCGAAATTCTGGCCGGCAAACCGTTGGATGTGGCCCTTCGCGAGCGCGTCCTCGACCCCATCGGCATGAACGACACTTACTTTTACCTGCCGGCCAACAAAGCCAGCCGACTGGTGGAGCTGTATTCCAAAAGCAGCGCCGAAAAGCCGTTGACGCTCCACGAGAACAACGCTTACCGCCAGTTTACGGTGGAAGGCGCCAAAACCTATTTCTCGGGCGGCGCCGGGCTGGTCAGCACCGTGGAAGATTACGCCAAGTTCTGCCAGATGATGCTCAACGGCGGCACATTCAACAACAAACGGATTCTGGGTCGGAAAATCGTGGACATGATGCTTAGAAATCAGATCGGCGACGCAACTACGAGCTCGTACAAAGACAAATTCGGCCTTGGTTTTCAGATCGTCACCGAAGAAAGCAGTTACGGCAACGAAGTCAGTCCGGGCTCCTTTTCATGGGGCGGCATGTACTGCTCGGAATACACCATCGACCCGCAGGAGAACCTGGTTCTGCTGATTTTCACAAATGTGCAACCCTACGTTCACTCCGCTGAATTCCGCCGGAAGTTTCGCATTGCGGTGTATCAGGCGCTCGAGTGA